The DNA window GGGGGAGAGGACATGAATATGCATGCAATAACCATTGACACATCACGCAGCATCGGAGCGATGGCGCATCCCGAACGGCTCTGGAACACGTCGATGCGCGTCGCCCCGTCGAAGGACATTATCGGGAAGGCGGTCTCGCTTTACGGGAAGCCGCGTATCGTGCGCGCCTGGGTCGTTCTCAACGAATACTGGGACTATCGCGACGATTCGTATCATCCCGACCATATTATCGGGGCTGACCGGCATACGGATGATGCGGCCATGTTCAGGTATGACCGCACGGTCACGCGTCCGTCGTCGGTGAGTTTCAGGGAGTATTTCGATGCGGTATCGTCGAATGCCGAAGAGGTGCTTCTCTGTATACGGCGCTATGAGCGCGAGGTCATGCGCGGTATCATCAGCGAGGAGAAGTACGAAGCGGTGCTCACAAAGGTGCTTCTTGAACTGAAGGAACGCTACTCGAACATACGCTGGCTTGAAGTGCTCAATGAAAGTGAATCATCGATATTCGGCGGGCTTGATGCGGATACGTATTATCGTTTCTATCGGATGTATTATCGCGCCGTTGCTGCCGTCAACGCGAGAAAACTCCCCGGCCCCGAGCTCGGCATCGGCGGACCGATAAGCGCTACCGATTATCTTGAGCGCGTATATTCTTTTCTGAAGCGCTACGCCGCGGACACCGACACCAGCAAGCGCCTTGACTTCATCTGTCACCACGACTATACAAGTTCGCATCGCCCGGTACGCATCGGGGAGCTGCGCGAATGCATCGACGGCTGGCTTGCGGAATTCGGCCTCCCGCAGACGCTGCCTGTTTTTATTTCGGAGATAGGCATTCATGAAGCGCTTGGAAAGGATAATCTCCGCTATGCTGCGGGGGTGATGACGGTGCTGCAGGAGGCATATCGCCACCGCTTCATTCCCATGCCATGGTGCCTTCACCACGATATTAAACTGCAGCTCGGTGCGACCATGCTCCTCGCCGACGGGCGCCCGACACCCTACGGCAATGCCATGGCCATGTGCGCGCTCCACGGCGATGAAGAACTTGCGGTCGCCATCACCGGGAATACCGACCCCTGCGGTCTCGGCGTCCGCGCATGGGCATCGCGTTCGAAGGACGGCGGCATAGCGCTTACGGTGTGGCATTACGGCGGTATTTGGCACGAGATACCGGCGGTCGCGGTGCGCATCGCCGTTCCCGGGAATTTTCACATGCGTCATTATCGTATCGATGCGGATGCGGGCAATTGTCTTACGCATCCGGAAAAGAACGGTCTTGCATGCATCGATGAGCGCACGGTCACGGCGAATTCATATCTGGAGCTGCCGTTCCCGCGCGATGCATTGTCATCGTTCGTCTTCCGCAACGTCTGATAGTTCACACGCGTTCCTTTTATCACAAGGGCTCGACGGTATTATCCCCGCCGGCGTTATGCTCGTATGCTGTCCCCGCTGGCCATGGATATATCTGCAGCGGGGATGGATTTTTCTGTTCGAGCATGTTCACAAAATAATCCCCGAAATGTTATTGACAGTGTACCGCGGTCAGGTACAATCACGGCAATACGTATTTCGGAGGACAGCATGGTTCGTCGATCGATCCTGGCATCGTTGTGCATTATCGCCGCGGCAGCCCTTGTGTCAGCACAGGGTGAAGCGCCGGTCAATCTGCTTAAAAAATGGAATTTATATGGATCGTCGAACGCGACGGTCATGCAGCCCGACGGTGTCATCGTGTGCGAATGCGCGGCGGAAAAGGACAGTTCCGGTGTGAACCAGCGTGTCGTTCTCGATCAGGCAGAAGTACGGACCATCATCTTCTCCGGCGAGAGCAAAGCGCAAGATGCAACCGGCGACAGCGGCAACAATTACTGCCTCTATATCGATGTTACGCACACCGATGGCACGCGGACATACGGTGTTGTTGCGCCTTTCAAAACAGGTACACATGATTGGGAGACGGCATCCGCAAAATATACCCCGGAGAAACCGGTGAAGCACCTTGATTGTTACCTGCTGTTCCGGAAAAAGACCGGCAAGGTCTGGTTCCGTAACGCATCGCTCGTTCAGCAGTAGCCGTACCGTACCGGCCGCACGGCCGACGATCATTGTATTGAGGAGCTTCTATGCCGAGGGTCGATGCTTTGTTCGGTTCTTTCCGCACTGCCGTCACTTTTGCCTTCGCCGCGGCAACACTATCGGCCGTTCCGGCCGAATGGAAGGATATCCCGTTCGTTGAAACTGCTCCTGCCGTAGCGCCGGACGCCGAGGAACGCGCGCGCGGTTTCGTGCTCTTCACACGGCCAATCACCGAGCCCGTCTATCGCGAGACGAGGCCGCTCGCCGATGAGCGGCTGACGGTTTTTTCGGTCATGGCGGCGCAGGGCGAATATGAGACCGTCATTCTCGGCATCCATCCGCTCAAGGCGGTGTCCGGTATCTCGGTGAGCGTATCGCCGCTTGCGGGGCCGACAACGATCCCTTCTTCTGCGGTCGATGCGCGCATGGTGAAGTATGAAGAGATGCGTTACCCAATGTATACGACGAAAGGGACATATCGCCGGGTGCCGGAGCTCCTGTATCCGTTCGCGGCCATCGATGCGAGCGAGGGCGTTACTGAGCAGGTGTGGATAACGATCGCCATACCGCAAACGGCTGCCCCCGGAGTGTATACCGCACAGGTGAACGTCGCTGCGGAAGGCGGCGTTTCGGTATCGATACCGCTCAGGGTGCGCGTGCTCGCCTTCGCGCTGCGTTCCGACCCGGCGAAATTCTACAGCACGTACAGCTACGATATACACTTTCGCGCCCGCAATTCGCTCGCGGCGATCGATCCGGCGCTTACCAATAAAGAAGGGCTCGACCGCATCGCGCTTGATGACTTTCGGACGATGATAGCATACGGGATGAATATCCCGTCCACCGGCTGGTACTCCTACGATACCAAGACCAGCGGTTTTTACTATCGCGGCGTCGAGACGTTCGACATACTCCGCCGTGCGGGTTTCACCAATATCCCGTTCTATTTTGCCATCATCGGCAACGGGATAGCAGGGCTCTATCAGAAATATACGGGCTCATGGATTCCGGGACATGCCCTCGTGACGAATATGCCGCCCGATGCCTTCTTCGATGAGGTCACCGAGAAGGTGAAGAAGATAGAGGCCGAGCGCATCGCGAGCAATTGGCCGCCGTTCTACTACAATCCCCTCGACGAGGTGGATGCCGCCGCTACCGAATTCGGCGTGCGTGTCCATGCCGCGGTGAAGAAGGCGGGCGTGCGAACGTATGCGACGAAGGACCCGAAGTCGCCCGACGCCCCCGCGTATCGTGATGTCGTCGATCTCTGGTGCGCGCAGACATATTCGGTGCCGTATGAGGAAGTGCGCGCGACGCCGAATAAACGGTTCTGGACATATCCCAATCACAATGCCGGTGAGATCAAGATACGCGAGGCCATGTTCAAGGGCGGACGATTGACCTATGGCTACGGATTCTGGAAAAGCGGTTACGAGGGCATCGTTCCCTGGATATGGCATTGGGACGTAGAAGACCCGGCCAATTATCTCGACGGCAATTATGCCGACACCGGACCGAAGATAGCCCGCGACGGCGCTATACTCCCCGCGACGTACTGGGTGTGCTTCCGCGAGGGCGCCGATGATGCGCGCTACATCTATACGCTCGCTGAGGCGATAGCGTTCCATGAGAAGGAGAAAGACCCGTCATGCGCGGCGCTCGTGAAAGAAGGGAAAGCGTTCCTCAAGAAGATATGGGACGGCACTCCGCGCGTTGAGAAATATCTCGGAACGGAACGCTTCTGCACCGCCGATTTTTTTGGGTACCGCCTCAATATGGCGCGGCTTATCACATCGCTCTCGAAATTCCCCTCCGCTCCGGTAAAATTCTTTTCCGAGCCGAACGAGACGAAAAGCCCGGTATTCACCGCGCCGTCAGCGTTCGAGATCGCCGCGAAGCAGGGCCTCCTCGAAACGTATGATCTCGGTGATGATGATTTTTCAATGTGGGTGAACCTCATCAAAGAGGGCGTCATGGAAGTAGCGGATGATATCGTACACGCGGGCAAAAAGTCCCTGCGATGGACGGTGACCATAGACCACATCAATGACGGCGGCGAGGGCGGCAAATACCCGAAGGGCTGGCCGCGGATGAAGATCAATCTGCCGACGCCGATAGACCTCAACGAGTACGACTACTTCTCAATGTGGTTCCGCGTGGATTCCAACCGCGATGAGGTCGCCGACGACCGTACGCCGTTCAGCATGGACCTCTACACCGCCTCGGGAAAATATCAGAAGTATCACATCGTCAATGAGACCGAGCAGCGCATTTGGCGGCGAATACTCATACCCGTGAGCGAATTCGCAACCCTTGTGCTCGGTACGCAGAACCTCAAAGTATTGAACGGCATACAGTTATGGGTGAATGAATCGGAATATGCCCACGGCACGCGCCTCGTGTTCCACCTCGATGAGGTATCCTTCGTGCGCTTCAAGGAACCGGTCATTGACTTTGCGGATATTCCCGGATACGCCGCTGCCGGTGATACCGTCCCGGTTATCTATTCCCTTCTCGGGGAGGCATCGGTGAAGCAGGGTGAGTGCCGTGTGCGTGCGTCCCTTCTCGACGCTGCCAAAGCGATGGTGGTTTTTGCAGAGCAGGACCTCAAAGCGTATCGCCGCCTCGCGCTCCCGCTGACGTCGGTGCAGACGGGACCGCATCGCGTATCGCTCGAGATACTGAGGGGTTCGCGCGTCGTCTCATCCGTGACGTCCGATATGGCGATAATAGCAGGGCCGTTCGGGAGATGATGGCCGCACATATTGATTCATTTCGCCCGTGCGATATAATGGCGCGTCATTGCCAACGTAAGGATACGATATGTCCGATCCATGCCCCGCCCCGGTCCTTCGGGTATGTGCCTGTATTCTTCTAGCCGCTGCGCTCGCCCTGTCGACCGCCTGCAGCAAAGGGCCCGCGTCGGTATACGATTATCTCAATCGATTGCCGCTCAATGAGGGCGACAATATTACGACGCTCAAAGAGTATCGCTATTTCATGGACGCGCGGCGCGCGGCACGGGCGAACAACGGCCGAGAAGCGTTCAAGTTGTTCTATCGGCTGCTTGAGGATGTGCCCGATACCGATTATGAAGCGGAGGCGCTCTATTGGATCGCGCGGGCGATACCGGGCATTATCGCCGGCGAGAACGCCTTTGTTACGAATTTTTTCTCGCGTGAATTCGCGCATACGAAGCGCAAAGAGTCGCGGGAGCTCTACACGTCGCGTGTGATGCGCCGCTTCGGGATCATTGCCGGTACGAACGGCGTATCATGGAACGGCAATCCCTGGCTTTCACTGGTGGCCAATGAGGCGCTCTTCCCCGCCAAGGATTTCGCCTGTATCACCGCGTTCACGAACGGGCGTTCTCTGTTCACGAACGGCATGACAAACGTGCGCCATTTCATGAGCAATCTTACGCTGCTCCACACGCTCTCGAAGAAATTTCCCACCAGCATACTTCTTGAGCGACTCTACGCCGATGAATCGTTCCTCCCGGAGCCTGAGCGTCATGACGGCGTGCTCAACCAGTACGAACGTTCGGCCTGTATGCGCATGCGCAGGGATGTCGAACGGACGATAGACGACATGCGTGCCGAGACGAATTACCATGCTGTCGTTACGGCCGTGACCGTGCGTCTGCGTGACCGCATGGGAAGCGAATCCGTGTATATCCCCTCCGACCGCACCATCATGCTGCTCAATGATTATGATTTCGTCACGGTGCGCCGCATCGTGGAGAAGAAGCTCCACTATCTGCGTACGAACGAGGTCTGGGCGCTCATCGACGTCGATACGCCGTTCGGGACCGCACGCGGATGGACGTACCTGAAATACATGATGCCGATATCGAACGTGATACGGAGCGACCGTGAGCAGGCCGATTTCCGCAAGGCGCTCGCATTGTACAATGATCACGAGTGCATCGCCGCGGCTGAGGCGTTCTCGTCGTACCTGAAACGCTATCCGGAGGGATATCTCACTGACAAGGCCTGCTATCTCCTCTGGCAGGCGAATATGATGATCGGCTCGCTCGTGACGAGCAAGAACAACCCGTATTTCCGGTACGTACGGCGTTATCCGCTCTATTTCATTTACGATAAGAAGGGGGACATACTGCGCTCGTCCAATCTCCTTCACCACTTTCTCATGGGGACAATGACGAACAGCGAGTATCGTTTCAAGATAAACAACGACTACATCCTGGATTGACGGTGAAAAGGCCGTTAATTTGACAAATACCCCGTAAATGATATTATATAAGGTAAGGAGTTCGCGCTGTGGGAAAAGCGAATTGCTGCATCAATGGAGCGACATCGCCGCCGTTTTCAAGTATATTATCTCAGTGCGGTCATGTCCTTGCATGTAAAGGTTTTCATTCCCTTGCCTGTTCTCGTGCGGGAACTATTTCGGAGCATCTCAGTCTAACATCTAAAAAGAAGAAAACATCATGATGAAGCACGTTCGAGTATCGCCTGCTGCCTGCTATTCGGTGTTCACCACGAGCGCCGGCGCCGATGAATATCATATCGTCATCGGTCCGGAACCGGACTCGTTCGCGAAGGCGCTCACCGATGCGGTCGCCATCTACACCGATCTCATCAAGAGCATAGGTCTTTCGATGGATACGCAGGTGTTCACGAGGATACACACGGGCGATCTTTCCAATCAATTCGACTCGCTCCACCATTCGAAGCTCTACGACATCGCCGTCGACGGCGGGTATTCGTTCGTCGAGCAATCGCCGCTCAACGACCGACAGCTCACGTTCTTCGCCTACCACGTGAAGAACGCGAAGAAACCGCTCATGAAGACCTCGGTACGCGACAGCGGCAGGCGTCCGAGCAATCATGTATCGATAGCCGGCGAGCACTACACGCTTTTCTACGCGGCGAATTATCAGCGCCCAGCGCCGTTCACCTCCTACGATCAGACGAAGATGATATTCGAGGATTACGATTCCTTCCTCCACGAGCACGGGCAGACGCTTCTTGATAATGTGATACGTACGTGGATGTTCGTCCGCGATATCGGCAATCATTATCGCGGCATGGTGGATGCGCGGCGCGAGTATTTCAACGAACACGGTCTCACGAAATATTCGCGGTATCTTGCGAGCACCGGCATTGAGGGTAGAAGCCGCGAAAGCTGGGTGCTTGTCGATATGGACGCGCTGTCCTATGCCGGGATACGCGAAGAGCAGATCGTACGCATGGAGGCGCCGGAGAACATGTGTCCGACGCATGACTATAATGTCACCTTCGAACGCGGCGTGAAGGTGACGTTCGGCGACCGCGAACAGATGTTCATCTCCGGAACGGCGAGCATCGACAATAAGGGGGAGATACTGTTCCCCGCTGATGCACGCAAGCAGACGGAGCGTGCCGTGGAGAATATCCGCGCATTGCTCAAGCCCAACGGCTCTGACCTCGCGGACCTTGCCTACGCGATCGTGTATCTGCGCTGCCCTGCGGATGCGCGTGCCGTGCTTGGCGTGCTTGATGAGTTGTTCCCGAAGGACCTGCCGGTGGTCCGTGTCCATGCCCCGGTATGCCGCCCCGGATGGCTCGTTGAGATAGAGGGCGTTGCGATCCGCGACGCGAAGCATTCCGTGCCGGATTTCCTCTAGGAGGAAAAAGTGAAGAACGCTGTTCTCATCATCCTTTCCCTGATCGCGATATCGACGGCGCTCATGCCGCAGGGGAAGAAGACGGCGAGGAAGACCGAAACGGCGGCACGGTATACGCCGAAGATCTATAAGGACTTTGCCATAAAGAACCGCATTGACGAGCTCGTGCTTGCGAAGCTTGAAGAGAAGCGGATAAAGCCGGCGGAAGCGGTGAACGATGAAACGTTCCTCCGCCGCGTGTACCTCGATATTACGGGGACGATACCGCAGAGCACGGATGTGAGGAAATTCCTCGACTCCACGGATCAGCATCGCCGGGAAAAGGTCGTTGATGCATTGCTCGCAAGCGAAGAACACATCGATTATCTTACGATGAAATGGCTCGATCTTCTGCGGGTACGCTCGGAATTCCCCATCAATCTCTGGCCCAATGCCGTACAGGCGTATCATCGCTGGATACGCGAAGCGGTGGTGAGCAATATGGCATATGACCGTTTCGCGCGCGAACTCATAACCGCGAGCGGCGTGAATTTCCGCGACCCGCCGGTGAATTTCTACCGTGCCATCCCGCGTAAGGAACCGCTCGTCATCGCACAGGCGGTGGCGCTCACGTTCCTTGGTGCGCGAACGGACAAGTGGCCGAAGGATGAAGCCCTCGGTTTCGCGGCGTTCTTTTCCAAGCTCGCCTATAAGTCGACCATGGAATGGAAGGAAGAGATCATATATTACGATCCTGACAAAAAACCGCTCATGGGAACGAACGGTGTCCCCGTACAGCCGCTGCTCCCCGACGGAACGAAGATTGCCTATGACATGGCGCTCGATCCGCGCATGCAGTTCGCGGATTGGCTCATCACCCCGGAAAACCCCTGGTTTGCCAAGGCCATCGTCAACCGCGTATGGTATTGGTATCTGGGGCGCGGCATCATACACGAGCCCGATGATATCAGGGATGACAATCCGCCGGCGAATGCAGAACTCCTTGCCTGGCTGGAGAAGGATTTTATCGCGCATAAGTACGATATGAAATATCTCATACGGCAGATCCTGAACTCGGGAACGTATCAGCTTGCTTCGAAACCCGCGGAGAACACGCCGACCAATGACATCTATTTTTCCCGCTATTACATCCGCCGGATCGATGCGGAGGTGATCATCGATGCGCTCTGCAGGATAACCGGTACGACGGAATCGTATTCGAGCCCGGTGCCGGAGCCGTTCACCTACATCCCTGAGGATCAGACATCGGTACGGCTTAATGACGGCAGTATTACGAGCTCCTTCCTCGAAATGTTCGGCCGCCCGTCGCGCGATTCCGGCGCGGAGATGGAGCGCAATAACAGGCCGTCCGCCGCGCAGGAGCTGCATCTGTTGAACTCAAGCCATGTACAGGATAAGCTTCGCCGCAGCACAACGCTTCGCCGTGTGCTCACCCAGGCGCGAACGCCGGAGAAGCAGGTCGAAGAGCTCTATCTTTCCATACTTTCCCGTTTCCCGACGGCGGAGGAAAAGGAGATAGCGCTCGAACATATGAAAGCAAATGCACGGAATAATGACGGCATCGGCGATATCGCATGGGCGTTGGTGAACGCAAGTGAGTTCATTCTCAAGCATTAGGCCGTAACGGCCGGGAGGCGTGTATGAAGACACTGCAGAAGTACAAAGAGTACGGTAATGTCACCCGCAGACAGATGCTTCGTATGATGGGGGCGGGAGCATTGGGTGCTGTCGGCGC is part of the Spirochaetota bacterium genome and encodes:
- a CDS encoding DUF1553 domain-containing protein codes for the protein MKNAVLIILSLIAISTALMPQGKKTARKTETAARYTPKIYKDFAIKNRIDELVLAKLEEKRIKPAEAVNDETFLRRVYLDITGTIPQSTDVRKFLDSTDQHRREKVVDALLASEEHIDYLTMKWLDLLRVRSEFPINLWPNAVQAYHRWIREAVVSNMAYDRFARELITASGVNFRDPPVNFYRAIPRKEPLVIAQAVALTFLGARTDKWPKDEALGFAAFFSKLAYKSTMEWKEEIIYYDPDKKPLMGTNGVPVQPLLPDGTKIAYDMALDPRMQFADWLITPENPWFAKAIVNRVWYWYLGRGIIHEPDDIRDDNPPANAELLAWLEKDFIAHKYDMKYLIRQILNSGTYQLASKPAENTPTNDIYFSRYYIRRIDAEVIIDALCRITGTTESYSSPVPEPFTYIPEDQTSVRLNDGSITSSFLEMFGRPSRDSGAEMERNNRPSAAQELHLLNSSHVQDKLRRSTTLRRVLTQARTPEKQVEELYLSILSRFPTAEEKEIALEHMKANARNNDGIGDIAWALVNASEFILKH
- a CDS encoding Rid family hydrolase, coding for MMKHVRVSPAACYSVFTTSAGADEYHIVIGPEPDSFAKALTDAVAIYTDLIKSIGLSMDTQVFTRIHTGDLSNQFDSLHHSKLYDIAVDGGYSFVEQSPLNDRQLTFFAYHVKNAKKPLMKTSVRDSGRRPSNHVSIAGEHYTLFYAANYQRPAPFTSYDQTKMIFEDYDSFLHEHGQTLLDNVIRTWMFVRDIGNHYRGMVDARREYFNEHGLTKYSRYLASTGIEGRSRESWVLVDMDALSYAGIREEQIVRMEAPENMCPTHDYNVTFERGVKVTFGDREQMFISGTASIDNKGEILFPADARKQTERAVENIRALLKPNGSDLADLAYAIVYLRCPADARAVLGVLDELFPKDLPVVRVHAPVCRPGWLVEIEGVAIRDAKHSVPDFL